A region from the Pempheris klunzingeri isolate RE-2024b chromosome 17, fPemKlu1.hap1, whole genome shotgun sequence genome encodes:
- the cavin1a gene encoding caveolae-associated protein 1 — MADTGVKKEHAALAEVPYDDEEVALVGAATEPAVDDDDPAEEVDLLLAAGGKSEAQMNGVMVLSLLDKIIGVVDQIQQTQNGLEARQEAMEKSVSTIQGELAKLSKNHVGTANTVNKMLEKVRKVSVNVKTVRSNLEKQAGQIKKLESNENELLKRRNFKVLIYQDQVKPPKASKAKTGETVAVEGLEQIPEEEQEGLPENLNSDEEVEIEEIIEESRTKRLQRTTKQQVDNIKKAFSKEKMEKTKLKTKENLEKTKQRTRENLEKTRQRTRDNLEKTKHSLEKKIGKLGTRMTPNQERRVKMKSSKDKVKKSLTPDHTVYARSKTTVYRVPPFTFHVKKIREGEEEVVQNTEMVEVTTAEDQPGGEENGLGVHVEVEEGELVSVDSPEMEALLEVTEDSQLVMVEPDHLKKAQRE; from the exons ATGGCGGATACAGGTGTCAAGAAGGAGCACGCAGCCTTAGCAGAGGTGCCGTACGACGATGAGGAGGTCGCTCTGGTGGGTGCCGCCACCGAGCCGGCCGTGGATGACGACGACCCCGCCGAGGAGGTGGACCTGCTGCTGGCCGCCGGGGGAAAGAGCGAGGCGCAGATGAACGGGGTCATGGTTCTGTCTCTGCTAGATAAGATCATCGGGGTGGTGGACCAGATCCAGCAGACCCAGAATGGGCTGGAGGCCCGGCAGGAGGCCATGGAGAAGTCAGTGTCGACCATCCAAGGGGAGCTGGCCAAGCTGTCCAAGAACCACGTCGGCACGGCCAACACCGTCAACAAAATGCTGGAAAAAGTTCGCAAGGTCAGCGTCAACGTCAAGACGGTCCGCAGCAACCTGGAGAAGCAGGCGGGTCAGATCAAGAAGCTGGAGAGCAACGAGAACGAGCTGCTCAAGAGGCGCAACTTCAAAGTCCTCATCTACCAG GACCAAGTGAAGCCACCGAAGGCGTCCAAAGCCAAGACAGGAGAGACCGTCGCTGTGGAGGGCCTTGAGCAGATacctgaggaagaacaagaggGACTCCCCGAAAATCTCAACTCGGATGAAGAGGTGGAGATTGAGGAGATCATCGAGGAGTCTCGTACCAAGCGCCTTCAACGCACCACCAAGCAGCAAGTGGACAACATAAAGAAAGCCTTCTCcaaagagaaaatggagaagaCCAAGCTAAAGACCAAGGAGAACCTGGAGAAGACCAAGCAGAGAACCCGCGAGAACCTGGAGAAGACGAGACAGAGAACCCGTGACAACCTGgagaaaaccaaacacagcCTGGAGAAGAAGATTGGAAAGCTCGGGACCCGCATGACCCCCAACCAGGAGCGcagggtgaagatgaagagctCCAAAGACAAGGTGAAGAAGTCCCTCACTCCTGACCACACAGTTTACGCTCGCTCCAAGACCACTGTGTACCGCGTGCCCCCCTTCACCTTCCATGTCAAGAAGATCcgagaaggggaggaggaagtggtGCAGAACACCGAGATGGTGGAGGTAACCACGGCTGAGGACCAGCCAGGGGGAGAGGAGAACGGGCTGGGTGTGcatgtggaggtggaggaaggagagCTGGTGAGTGTAGACAGCCCAGAGATGGAGGCTCTGTTGGAGGTGACTGAGGACTCTCAGCTTGTCATGGTGGAGCCAGACCACCTAAAGAAGGCCCAAAGAGAATAG